A region of the Clostridium estertheticum subsp. estertheticum genome:
TACCTGTTTATAATAATATTTTACAGGTAATCATGTATACCTCCAATGATACCATAGTTAGTGGTGGAAGTTATTATTCTATTAATCAGCAGACTCGGAATGCTTTGTGGTACAAGGACGTCCGTAGATCTGGTGATAAAGTCACTTTATATACATATCGAGATAGAACCGATTATGGTAGCGGTAACTATGTTCAATATTTAAGCGTTTTACGGAGGCTGAATGATTTTGAGGGCAGCGGTGACAAGTATGAACATGTTCTCAAAATAGATATTGATATGAATAGATTATACAATATATTTGATAGAGAAAAAGATTATTTGGATTTATTTTTAGTGGACCCCAAGGGGCGCATCGTTTGTTCCAGCGGGCACAAGTATGAAGGGGATTTATCAAAAGGCTACACTAAGTTCAAGGATATTTGCGGCAGCGAAAAGACAATTAACTTTCTTAATTCCCAATTGGGCACTGCTGGATATTTAAATGGATGGAATATAATAGGCATACCAAACCGCAACCATATTCTTAATGAATCACATCGGTCAAATATCTCTATTGCCTGCATTACTGCTTTTGTCATACTGATGTCTACATTTCTTATTTTAATTATTGTAAGATCGTATAACTATAGGCTAAAAAAGCTCTCAAAACACATGAAGGGAGTGAAAAATCAGAATTTTGAATTGATCCAAATACCAGAAGGAAAGGATGAGATAGGAGAACTAATACTCAGCTTTAATATAATGACATCTAAAATAAATACATTGGTAAATGATGTCTATAAGCTTCAGATTAAGGAAAAGGATTTGGAAATTCAAAGAGTTCATGCAGAATTGAAATTTCTCCAAAGTCAGGTAGATCCTCATTTTCTTTTTAATACTCTAAATGCTGTAATGGCTATTTGTGTTAAAAATAAGTATACAGACCTAATAGATGTTATAAAGTACCTCTCAAAGATTTTCAGAAGGCTCATAAGCTGGAAGGAGGATCTAGTTACGGTGAGGGAGGAAATTTCCTTTACTGAGATGTATCTTAAGATAGAAAAATTTCGTTTCTTAGAGAAGTTTGATTATAAAATCGAGTTAGATGAAAAAGCCCTTGACTTTAAGATACCTAAGATGAGTATACAAACCCTTATTGAGAATGCATGTAAGCACGGAATTCAGAGTATTGTTGGTGTAGGAATTGTGAAAATAAAGGTAAGCCAAACGGGAGAGTTTCTATTTATTGATGTTGAAGATAATGGGTCGGGTATAGAGGATGATAAACTCCAAGAAATTATTGAGAGCCTAAGTTCAGAAGATGATTTTTGTGAAAATGTGGGTATCAGGAATGTGTACAAACGCCTTCATTTATATTATGGAGATGAGGTTGAATTCAATATAAAAAGTGAGATGAATAAAGGCACCATAGTACATTATGGGATCAATAAGAATGCGATAAATATAAATAAATACCCTGAGGAAAAAACCGACTAAGGACAATATGAATCCGTACTATGGATATACGAAGGGTGGAGATTTAGTGTATAAAGTATTGTTTGTGGATGATGAATCAATGGCTTTGGAACTTCTAAAATATATATTGAATTGGGAAGAATTGGGATTCTCAGTCTGCGCAGCATGTTGGAATGGTAAGGAAGCTGTTGACGCTATTGATAAATACGAACCCGACGTTATAATTACGGATATTAAAATGCCGGTTATGGATGGACTGGATTTGATTGAATACGCTAGGGAACATGGAAAAGAAAATATTAAATTTATTGTCGTCAGTGGGTATGGAGAATTTGAATATGCGAAAAAGGCCATGAAGTATGGAGTAAGATTCTATCTTCAAAAACCTATTCTGCAAGAAGAAATATTTGAAATAATCATAGAGGTGAAGCAACAACTGGATCAGATACAAAGAGAGAATGAAGGTATACAAATTGATCAGAAAGCCTTGCTCAATGGTGCTTTGATCCATCTCATTCAGGGGCATGATAGTAAGGAAACTTTTGAATATCTTAAATCAGTTTGGGATGAAGATACGCTCAAGATGGTCTGGAATTGTATTGTTATAGAACTCGAATCCACAGGTCAGCTAGATATGCAGGGCGAATTCAAAAATATAAGGCTCGAGGTAAGAGAAACTATTGACAAGGTTGTGAAAGGTGATTTTACATATTTTACACTTGAGCAGAGTTTAAACACATTCATTATTTTGGTAAGTTTAAAGAATGAGAATCCCCATGAGAGTATAATTAATTGTTTGGCCCAAAATATATATCAAAGTCTTGACTTTGCTTTCTCACCTGAATTTACCATTGGTGTTGGTGAAAATGTTGTGGGGATAAAGTCGATAAAACATTCGTACAT
Encoded here:
- a CDS encoding sensor histidine kinase, which encodes MKKGLFNFINDINLNSKFLMIYIFCVLVPILTVNLIFWNRISNDIKERETENYNISINRAKTDVFAILEGSVYVSNSVSSDKDLYVTMEKSFKGDSEYYEAYYDLLRDRINRCLPVYNNILQVIMYTSNDTIVSGGSYYSINQQTRNALWYKDVRRSGDKVTLYTYRDRTDYGSGNYVQYLSVLRRLNDFEGSGDKYEHVLKIDIDMNRLYNIFDREKDYLDLFLVDPKGRIVCSSGHKYEGDLSKGYTKFKDICGSEKTINFLNSQLGTAGYLNGWNIIGIPNRNHILNESHRSNISIACITAFVILMSTFLILIIVRSYNYRLKKLSKHMKGVKNQNFELIQIPEGKDEIGELILSFNIMTSKINTLVNDVYKLQIKEKDLEIQRVHAELKFLQSQVDPHFLFNTLNAVMAICVKNKYTDLIDVIKYLSKIFRRLISWKEDLVTVREEISFTEMYLKIEKFRFLEKFDYKIELDEKALDFKIPKMSIQTLIENACKHGIQSIVGVGIVKIKVSQTGEFLFIDVEDNGSGIEDDKLQEIIESLSSEDDFCENVGIRNVYKRLHLYYGDEVEFNIKSEMNKGTIVHYGINKNAININKYPEEKTD
- a CDS encoding response regulator, with translation MYKVLFVDDESMALELLKYILNWEELGFSVCAACWNGKEAVDAIDKYEPDVIITDIKMPVMDGLDLIEYAREHGKENIKFIVVSGYGEFEYAKKAMKYGVRFYLQKPILQEEIFEIIIEVKQQLDQIQRENEGIQIDQKALLNGALIHLIQGHDSKETFEYLKSVWDEDTLKMVWNCIVIELESTGQLDMQGEFKNIRLEVRETIDKVVKGDFTYFTLEQSLNTFIILVSLKNENPHESIINCLAQNIYQSLDFAFSPEFTIGVGENVVGIKSIKHSYITAVESLGHRFYRGLNCLIFYTEIKEKTFNFEFNEIFMSSKVFEAVEEVNSNKIKNIIDTTFEYFKIHRIHPDIVIMFTSNMICKINNLIYESDHKAKCFIDNHTIPELKEHERTIDELKKFFEGFCIGYCEYFIKIRNKNSESNVVKIEVFIKENYKRNITIRELSEKFYMHPTYMGQLFTRKFGMTFNEYIHGLRIEEGKRLMRTTNLKNHEIAEVLGYSNYSSFLKQFQKHTGIKPTEFRNSKLNLKIDHGNTLV